The Bradyrhizobium ottawaense genome window below encodes:
- a CDS encoding GntR family transcriptional regulator has protein sequence MKQPLKHRTLSAAIVDQLRQAILDGTYPAGSQLRQDALGEAYGVSRIPVREALFQLEAEGLVRIVPQKGAIVSELSLDEINDVFDLRRILEPRLLAQSAPHFTADDFDGLDDIHKSFEKAIKARNVSEWGQLNADFHLALYVHAPQPRTRAIVLSLLQTSDRYTRLQLSNTKAMGTAEKEHAHMIALCRAQKVEEACRFLERHIEAVRKDLLQVVAGSVVAPKVRRKEKS, from the coding sequence ATGAAACAGCCTCTGAAGCATCGCACCCTGTCGGCCGCGATCGTCGACCAGCTCAGGCAGGCGATCCTCGACGGTACCTATCCGGCCGGATCGCAGTTGCGGCAGGATGCCCTTGGCGAGGCCTATGGCGTCAGCCGCATCCCGGTGCGCGAGGCGCTGTTTCAGCTCGAGGCCGAAGGCCTGGTGCGGATTGTTCCGCAGAAAGGCGCCATCGTCTCCGAGCTGTCACTGGACGAGATCAACGACGTCTTCGATCTGCGGCGCATTCTGGAGCCGCGCCTCCTGGCGCAGTCGGCGCCGCATTTCACTGCTGACGATTTCGACGGGCTCGACGACATCCACAAGAGTTTCGAGAAGGCGATCAAGGCGCGCAATGTCAGCGAATGGGGCCAGCTCAACGCCGACTTCCACCTGGCGCTCTATGTTCACGCCCCGCAGCCGCGCACGCGCGCGATCGTGCTGTCGCTGCTCCAGACCAGCGACCGCTACACGCGGCTGCAGCTCTCCAACACCAAAGCGATGGGGACGGCCGAAAAGGAGCACGCCCATATGATCGCGCTCTGCCGCGCGCAGAAGGTCGAGGAGGCCTGCCGCTTCCTGGAGCGGCACATCGAAGCCGTGCGCAAAGATCTGTTGCAGGTGGTGGCCGGTAGCGTGGTCGCGCCGAAGGTGCGGCGCAAAGAGAAGTCGTAG
- a CDS encoding TRAP transporter large permease, with protein sequence MSVFGIGVAYGVATLLVMFSGMPIAFALGAVAVVFMGIYMPAASLDTVTQNVYEEMASITLLSIPLFILKGAAIGKSRAGQDLYSALHAWLHRVPGGLGVANVFACALFAAMAGSSPATCSAIGSAGIPEMRKRGYSGGFAAGIIAAGGTLGILLPPSITMILFAVAAEKSLGRLFLAGIGPGLLLVSLFGAYAVIRFRQEYAAAEAIYKNGGPEAAILARDEYTLAERFSVLPRVIPFVLLLTGVMIALYGGYATPSETAGLGGLLALALIAAIYSVWRPSDLAPIMKSTIRESTMLMMIIGMSLLYSYVMSYLHISQSVAESIVAMHLPRWELLFAILVMVVVLGFFLPPVSIILMTAPIILPPLRAANFDIIWFGVVMTIVMEMGLIHPPVGLNIFVIRNVAPDIPLREVIWGTLPFVLLMMLAVLLLCFFPAISTGLPDLVMGPDGSR encoded by the coding sequence ATGAGCGTGTTCGGTATCGGCGTTGCCTACGGTGTTGCGACGCTGCTCGTGATGTTCTCGGGCATGCCCATTGCGTTCGCGCTCGGCGCGGTCGCGGTCGTGTTCATGGGCATCTACATGCCGGCGGCGTCCCTCGATACGGTGACGCAAAACGTCTACGAGGAAATGGCCTCGATCACGCTGTTGTCGATCCCGCTCTTCATCCTGAAGGGCGCCGCGATCGGCAAGTCGCGCGCCGGCCAGGATCTCTATTCGGCCCTGCATGCCTGGCTGCATCGCGTTCCCGGCGGGCTCGGCGTTGCCAACGTGTTCGCATGCGCGCTGTTCGCGGCGATGGCGGGCTCCTCGCCTGCGACCTGCTCGGCGATCGGCTCGGCCGGCATTCCCGAGATGCGCAAGCGCGGCTATTCCGGCGGCTTTGCCGCAGGGATCATCGCTGCCGGCGGCACGCTCGGCATCCTGCTGCCGCCCTCGATCACCATGATCCTGTTCGCGGTCGCAGCCGAAAAATCGCTCGGACGGCTCTTCCTCGCCGGCATCGGCCCCGGCCTGCTGCTGGTCTCGCTGTTCGGCGCCTACGCCGTGATCCGCTTCCGCCAGGAATATGCCGCCGCAGAAGCGATCTACAAGAACGGCGGCCCGGAAGCAGCGATCCTCGCCCGCGACGAATACACGCTCGCCGAACGCTTCAGCGTGCTGCCGCGCGTGATCCCGTTCGTGCTGCTGCTCACCGGCGTGATGATCGCGCTCTATGGCGGCTACGCCACGCCGTCAGAGACCGCCGGCCTCGGTGGCCTGCTGGCACTGGCGCTGATCGCGGCGATCTACAGCGTGTGGCGGCCGAGCGACCTTGCGCCCATCATGAAGTCGACGATCCGGGAATCGACCATGCTGATGATGATCATCGGCATGTCGCTGCTCTATTCCTACGTGATGAGCTATCTGCACATCTCGCAATCGGTCGCCGAATCCATCGTCGCGATGCACCTGCCGCGCTGGGAGCTGCTGTTCGCGATCCTCGTCATGGTCGTCGTGCTCGGCTTCTTCCTGCCGCCGGTCTCGATCATCCTGATGACGGCACCGATCATCCTGCCGCCGCTCCGTGCCGCAAACTTCGACATCATCTGGTTCGGCGTGGTCATGACCATCGTGATGGAGATGGGGCTGATCCATCCGCCCGTCGGCCTCAACATCTTCGTCATCCGCAACGTCGCGCCGGACATCCCCTTGCGCGAGGTGATCTGGGGCACGCTACCCTTCGTGCTGCTGATGATGCTGGCAGTGCTGCTGCTGTGCTTCTTCCCGGCGATTTCGACCGGGCTGCCGGATCTGGTGATGGGGCCGGACGGGAGCAGGTAA
- a CDS encoding acetyl/propionyl/methylcrotonyl-CoA carboxylase subunit alpha, translating into MDHSKLYRRFRTLLIANRGEIACRVIRTARAMGLRTVAVYSEADRDAMHVALADEAVLLGPARARDSYLNVERLIEAARKTGAEAVHPGYGFLSENAEFARACFDAGLVFVGPTAGMMTAMGSKSGSKELMEKAGVPLVPGYHGEAQDEATLSKAADKIGFPILVKASAGGGGRGMRIVRSADELAPAIVSAKREAKAAFGDDRMLIEKYVDNPRHIEVQIIGDSHGNLLSLFERECTLQRRHQKVIEEAPSPTLNPAQREAVCAAARKAAGAVNYVGAGTIEFVSDGKDVFFIEMNTRLQVEHPVTELITGIDLVEWQLRVAFGEALPLKQDEIKLNGHAVEARVYAENPTKNFMPSVGRISTWRLPAETGGLRIDAGYREGDSVSPYYDAMLAKMIAWAPTRDVAIERLNRGLEESDVRGIVSNIPFLSALMTHPKVRTNAIDTGFIERELAVLTQAAPAPGELELCAAVAAIISDEQRAAQAEANSPWQTFGWQPVGRRQRSFAFRVGHGPEQKIVLNYGSGPSTLVIGERELAFAITPRDGGFDLTLDGVKSSVAAVIAGHELYLRTRNGRFDLHWVDPFGGETEEQTGEDKIAAPLPGTVVAVLAEEGAKLEKGAPILTLEVMKMEQTLRAPYAGVLKSIKCKVGDIVQEGVELAVVDPAGE; encoded by the coding sequence ATGGACCACTCAAAGCTCTACCGTCGTTTTCGCACGCTCCTGATCGCCAACCGCGGCGAGATCGCCTGCCGCGTCATCCGCACCGCGCGTGCCATGGGGCTGCGCACGGTCGCGGTCTATTCCGAGGCCGACCGCGACGCGATGCATGTCGCGCTCGCCGACGAGGCCGTGCTGCTCGGGCCGGCGCGGGCCCGCGACAGCTATCTCAATGTCGAGCGGCTGATCGAGGCCGCGCGCAAGACCGGCGCCGAGGCCGTGCATCCCGGCTACGGCTTCCTGTCGGAGAATGCCGAATTCGCACGGGCCTGCTTCGATGCAGGGCTGGTGTTCGTCGGTCCGACCGCCGGGATGATGACGGCGATGGGCTCGAAGTCCGGCTCGAAAGAGCTGATGGAGAAGGCCGGCGTGCCGCTGGTGCCCGGCTATCACGGCGAAGCCCAGGACGAGGCGACGCTTTCGAAGGCGGCCGACAAGATCGGCTTTCCCATCCTGGTGAAGGCGTCCGCCGGCGGCGGCGGCCGCGGCATGCGCATCGTGCGCTCGGCCGACGAGCTTGCGCCTGCGATCGTCAGCGCCAAGCGCGAGGCCAAGGCCGCGTTCGGCGACGATCGCATGCTGATCGAAAAGTATGTCGATAATCCCCGGCATATCGAAGTGCAGATCATCGGCGACAGCCATGGCAATCTGCTGTCGCTGTTCGAGCGCGAATGCACGCTGCAGCGCCGCCACCAGAAGGTGATCGAGGAGGCGCCGTCGCCGACGCTCAATCCCGCCCAGCGCGAGGCAGTCTGTGCCGCCGCGCGAAAGGCGGCCGGAGCGGTGAACTATGTCGGTGCCGGCACCATCGAGTTCGTCTCCGACGGCAAGGACGTGTTCTTCATCGAGATGAACACGCGCCTGCAGGTCGAGCATCCCGTGACCGAGCTGATCACCGGGATCGACCTCGTCGAATGGCAGTTGCGCGTTGCCTTCGGCGAGGCGCTGCCGCTGAAGCAGGACGAGATCAAGCTCAACGGCCACGCCGTCGAGGCGCGCGTCTACGCGGAGAATCCGACCAAGAACTTCATGCCGTCGGTCGGGCGGATCTCGACCTGGCGGCTGCCCGCCGAGACCGGTGGCCTACGCATCGACGCCGGCTACCGCGAGGGCGATAGCGTCTCGCCTTACTATGACGCCATGCTCGCAAAAATGATCGCATGGGCGCCGACGCGGGATGTCGCGATCGAACGGCTGAACCGCGGGTTGGAAGAGTCCGATGTCCGCGGCATCGTCAGCAACATCCCGTTCCTGTCGGCGCTGATGACGCATCCGAAGGTGCGGACGAATGCGATCGATACCGGCTTCATCGAGCGTGAGCTGGCGGTGCTGACACAGGCCGCGCCGGCGCCGGGTGAGCTCGAACTGTGCGCCGCAGTGGCCGCTATCATCAGCGACGAGCAGCGGGCCGCCCAAGCGGAGGCGAATTCGCCCTGGCAAACCTTTGGCTGGCAGCCGGTCGGCCGCCGGCAGCGCAGCTTTGCCTTTCGCGTCGGTCACGGCCCCGAGCAGAAGATCGTGCTGAACTACGGCAGCGGCCCGTCCACGCTTGTCATCGGCGAACGCGAATTGGCGTTCGCGATCACGCCACGCGACGGCGGCTTCGACCTGACGCTTGACGGCGTCAAATCCTCGGTCGCCGCAGTCATCGCCGGCCATGAGCTTTACTTGCGCACGCGCAACGGCCGCTTCGACCTGCATTGGGTCGATCCGTTCGGCGGTGAGACCGAAGAGCAGACCGGCGAGGACAAGATCGCAGCGCCGCTGCCGGGCACCGTCGTCGCCGTGCTGGCCGAGGAGGGGGCCAAGCTCGAGAAGGGGGCGCCGATCCTGACGCTGGAAGTGATGAAGATGGAGCAGACGCTGCGCGCGCCCTATGCCGGCGTCTTGAAGTCCATCAAGTGCAAGGTCGGCGACATCGTGCAGGAGGGCGTCGAACTCGCGGTGGTCGATCCTGCGGGAGAGTGA
- a CDS encoding dihydrodipicolinate synthase family protein, with protein sequence MSRRVSWEGVFPAVTTQFHDDLSLDIDATAKVMDGLIRDGVSGLIVCGSVGENTSLERKEKVAIMETAKSVAAGRVPVLCGIAEFTTAFAVETAKEAARVGIDGVMVMPALVYSSKPHETAAHFRAVASATDLPVMLYNNPPIYKNDVTPDILATLADVETVVCFKDSSGDTRRFIDTRNMVGDRFVLFAGLDDVIVESIAMGAVGWVSGMSNAFPREGETLFRLAKAGRFAEAMPLYEWFMPLLHLDARPDLVQCIKLCEHIMGRGTALTRPPRLALLPQEKAEVEAMMAKALKSRPRLPDVGLKAA encoded by the coding sequence ATGAGCCGCCGCGTTTCCTGGGAAGGCGTCTTCCCGGCCGTCACCACGCAATTCCACGACGATCTCTCGCTCGACATCGATGCAACCGCGAAGGTGATGGACGGTCTGATCCGCGACGGCGTCTCCGGACTGATCGTCTGCGGCTCGGTCGGCGAGAACACCTCGCTGGAGCGCAAGGAGAAGGTCGCGATCATGGAGACGGCCAAGTCGGTCGCCGCCGGCCGCGTGCCCGTATTGTGCGGCATCGCCGAATTCACCACGGCATTTGCGGTCGAGACGGCGAAGGAAGCCGCGCGCGTCGGCATCGACGGGGTGATGGTGATGCCGGCGCTGGTCTATTCGTCCAAGCCGCACGAGACTGCCGCGCATTTCCGCGCCGTTGCCTCCGCGACCGACCTGCCCGTGATGCTCTACAACAATCCGCCGATCTACAAGAACGACGTCACCCCGGACATTCTCGCCACGCTCGCCGACGTCGAGACCGTCGTCTGCTTCAAGGATTCGTCCGGAGACACGCGGCGCTTCATCGATACCCGCAACATGGTCGGCGACCGCTTCGTGCTGTTCGCAGGCCTCGACGACGTCATCGTCGAGAGCATCGCCATGGGCGCCGTGGGCTGGGTCTCCGGCATGTCGAACGCCTTCCCGCGCGAGGGCGAGACGCTGTTCCGTCTGGCCAAGGCGGGGCGCTTCGCCGAGGCGATGCCGCTCTACGAATGGTTCATGCCGCTCTTGCACCTCGATGCGCGCCCCGATCTCGTCCAGTGCATCAAGCTGTGCGAGCACATCATGGGCCGTGGTACCGCGCTGACCCGCCCGCCGCGCCTCGCGCTGCTGCCGCAGGAGAAGGCCGAGGTCGAGGCGATGATGGCCAAGGCGCTGAAGAGCCGGCCGCGTTTGCCGGATGTCGGCCTGAAGGCCGCCTGA
- a CDS encoding TRAP transporter substrate-binding protein — MPLTRRRFLAASAATSVFAPSLALAQTKEFRLGLITPNGHSWNKAALKFGDDLKAATNGRLTLTVFHSGQLGNEPAMMQQLQSGALDMGFIQAAELGSRVPHIAAINAPYIVRSTPAVAKFVRHPAAVKLFDVLPQETGTIGLGWGITGMRAVFSSKDLTTLADIKGMKLRINPTPVYRDFYSSLGAAPTPIPTPQVFDAMANGQVDGLEADLEFSWNQRFDKVSKVILQMNAVFMPMAAVVSGRVWQSLPAADRELIAKTVKATLDAQIDELAGNEPALIENFKNAPIPIRQVPAGDTEAVIAEFDKIWLPKAPVLAELRKVGATL; from the coding sequence ATGCCGCTTACACGCCGCCGCTTTCTCGCCGCCAGTGCCGCCACATCGGTGTTCGCACCGTCGTTGGCGCTCGCCCAGACCAAGGAATTCCGCCTCGGCCTGATCACGCCGAACGGCCATTCCTGGAATAAGGCCGCGCTCAAATTCGGCGACGATCTCAAGGCCGCAACCAACGGCCGCCTGACCTTGACCGTGTTCCATTCCGGCCAGCTCGGCAACGAGCCCGCGATGATGCAGCAATTGCAGTCCGGAGCGCTCGACATGGGCTTCATCCAGGCCGCCGAGCTCGGCTCGCGCGTGCCGCACATCGCCGCGATCAACGCGCCCTACATCGTGCGCTCGACGCCGGCGGTGGCGAAATTCGTGCGGCATCCGGCGGCCGTCAAACTGTTCGACGTGCTGCCGCAGGAAACCGGAACGATCGGGCTTGGCTGGGGCATCACCGGCATGCGCGCGGTGTTCTCGTCGAAGGATTTGACGACGCTCGCCGACATCAAGGGCATGAAGCTGCGCATCAACCCGACGCCGGTCTATCGCGACTTCTACTCGTCCCTCGGCGCTGCGCCGACGCCGATCCCCACGCCACAGGTGTTCGACGCCATGGCCAACGGTCAGGTCGACGGCCTCGAGGCCGATCTCGAATTCTCCTGGAACCAGCGTTTCGACAAGGTCTCCAAGGTGATCCTGCAGATGAATGCCGTCTTCATGCCGATGGCGGCCGTCGTCTCCGGACGGGTCTGGCAGTCGCTCCCCGCTGCCGACCGCGAGCTGATCGCCAAGACGGTCAAGGCGACGCTGGATGCGCAGATCGACGAACTCGCCGGCAACGAGCCCGCGCTGATCGAGAATTTCAAGAACGCGCCGATCCCGATCCGCCAGGTCCCCGCCGGCGACACCGAAGCCGTCATTGCCGAGTTCGACAAGATCTGGCTGCCCAAGGCACCGGTTCTCGCCGAGCTGCGCAAGGTCGGCGCGACGCTCTGA
- a CDS encoding TRAP transporter small permease: MIEQTIPANRAFSVRRMVIRASSALLAVERLALMGLMYVLTGLILVNVVTRYARFPIYWIDESAVYCVVWLTFIGASAMTRLRLDFAVTMLTERLSPQHQKIAKVISTGLVVVFGAALIVTCMLWMDPVGLARAGFDGRKLAAETFNFLYTEHTQTLNWPTWVLYLTLPIFAVSMTVHGLANLLEDLGLVPRVPPKGFQLSELDGVN, encoded by the coding sequence ATGATCGAGCAGACGATCCCGGCCAACCGCGCGTTCAGCGTTCGACGGATGGTCATTCGCGCCTCCAGCGCCCTGCTCGCCGTGGAGCGCCTTGCGCTGATGGGCCTGATGTACGTGCTGACCGGCCTGATCCTGGTGAACGTCGTCACCCGCTACGCGCGCTTTCCGATCTACTGGATCGACGAATCCGCTGTTTATTGCGTGGTCTGGCTGACCTTCATCGGCGCCTCCGCGATGACGCGCCTGCGGCTCGACTTCGCGGTGACCATGCTGACGGAACGTCTTTCGCCGCAGCACCAGAAGATCGCGAAGGTGATCTCGACCGGCCTCGTCGTCGTGTTCGGTGCCGCCCTGATCGTCACCTGCATGCTCTGGATGGATCCGGTTGGCCTCGCCCGCGCCGGCTTCGACGGGCGCAAGCTCGCGGCCGAAACCTTCAACTTCCTCTACACCGAGCACACGCAGACGCTGAACTGGCCGACCTGGGTGCTCTACCTGACGCTGCCGATCTTCGCGGTGTCGATGACCGTTCACGGCCTCGCCAATTTGCTGGAAGATCTCGGGCTGGTGCCGCGCGTGCCGCCAAAGGGCTTCCAGCTCTCCGAGCTCGACGGGGTCAACTGA
- the dctP gene encoding TRAP transporter substrate-binding protein DctP produces MLTRRHLLATAVAAPAILRFGTGTAQAATTLKISHQFPGGTIDKGDFRDRLCRMFAAEVSKRSNGDIAAEIYPNSSLIKTNAQFSAMRKGALDISLYPMPYAGGELPETNIGLMPGLVTTYDQGLRWKKEPVGKALTDFLADKGIILLSWVWQAGGVASRSKPIVAPEDAKGLKVRGGSREMDMVLQTAGASVLSVPSNEIYAAMQTGACDAGITSSTSLISFRLEEVAKSLTSGAGASYWFMLEPLMMSKAIFDKLPNNQQDILLAVGTELEAFGRKGAQDDDVEVAKVYEKAGAKVSVLDAATVGKWRDIARDTAWKDYSAKTATSANLLKLATDVAA; encoded by the coding sequence ATGCTCACGCGCCGCCATCTGCTCGCGACCGCGGTCGCCGCACCCGCCATTCTCCGCTTCGGCACCGGCACCGCGCAGGCCGCGACCACGCTGAAAATCTCGCACCAGTTCCCGGGCGGCACCATCGACAAAGGTGATTTCCGGGACCGGCTCTGCCGCATGTTCGCTGCCGAAGTCAGCAAGCGCAGCAACGGCGACATCGCCGCCGAGATCTATCCGAACTCTTCGCTGATCAAGACCAACGCGCAGTTCTCCGCGATGCGCAAGGGCGCGCTCGACATCAGCCTCTACCCGATGCCGTACGCTGGCGGTGAGCTGCCGGAGACCAATATCGGCCTGATGCCCGGCCTCGTGACCACCTACGACCAGGGCCTGCGCTGGAAGAAGGAGCCGGTCGGCAAGGCGCTGACCGACTTCCTCGCCGACAAGGGCATCATCCTGCTCTCCTGGGTCTGGCAGGCCGGCGGAGTCGCCAGCCGCTCCAAGCCGATCGTCGCGCCGGAAGACGCCAAGGGCCTGAAGGTGCGCGGCGGCTCGCGCGAGATGGACATGGTGCTCCAGACCGCCGGCGCCTCGGTGCTGTCCGTGCCCTCGAACGAAATCTACGCGGCGATGCAGACCGGCGCCTGCGATGCCGGCATCACCTCCTCGACCAGCCTGATCTCGTTCCGTCTGGAAGAGGTCGCCAAGTCCCTGACCTCGGGCGCAGGCGCCTCCTACTGGTTCATGCTCGAGCCGCTGATGATGTCGAAGGCGATCTTCGACAAGCTGCCGAACAACCAGCAGGACATCCTGCTCGCGGTCGGCACCGAGCTCGAGGCCTTCGGCCGCAAGGGCGCGCAGGACGACGACGTCGAGGTCGCCAAGGTCTACGAGAAGGCCGGCGCCAAGGTCTCGGTGCTCGACGCCGCGACCGTCGGCAAGTGGCGTGACATCGCCCGCGACACCGCCTGGAAGGACTACAGCGCCAAGACCGCGACCTCGGCGAACCTGCTCAAGCTCGCCACCGACGTCGCCGCATGA
- a CDS encoding TRAP transporter small permease encodes MSHGPLPDRDDQTSAAARTGLAAAVDRGLAILNSIIVVFAAIALVAACAILSYSVLSRALFKAANYWQDEAAVFLLVGATFMTAAYVQQNRGHIGIEAFVGLLSPLANRIRLWLVDAATFLFCAFFTWKSWTLAHEAYVDGQVSNSMWSPPLAIPYSLMAFGMSLLCIQILVQLALPFTGAKRP; translated from the coding sequence ATGAGCCACGGTCCGCTTCCGGATCGTGACGATCAAACCAGCGCGGCCGCAAGGACAGGCCTTGCGGCAGCGGTCGATCGTGGTCTCGCCATCCTCAACAGCATCATCGTGGTGTTCGCCGCGATCGCGCTGGTCGCGGCCTGCGCCATCCTGAGCTACAGCGTGCTCAGCCGCGCCTTGTTCAAGGCCGCCAATTACTGGCAGGACGAGGCCGCCGTGTTCCTGCTGGTCGGCGCGACCTTCATGACGGCCGCCTACGTGCAGCAGAACCGCGGCCATATCGGCATCGAGGCCTTTGTCGGCCTGCTCTCGCCGCTCGCGAACCGGATCAGGCTCTGGCTGGTCGATGCCGCCACGTTTCTGTTCTGCGCCTTCTTCACCTGGAAGTCCTGGACACTGGCCCACGAGGCCTATGTCGACGGCCAGGTCTCGAACTCGATGTGGTCGCCGCCGCTCGCCATTCCCTATTCGCTGATGGCGTTCGGCATGAGCCTGCTCTGCATCCAGATCCTCGTGCAGCTTGCGCTGCCGTTTACCGGAGCCAAGCGTCCATGA
- a CDS encoding hydroxymethylglutaryl-CoA lyase, which translates to MSDPVRIIEMGPRDGLQNEKTPVSVEARIAFVEALVAAGLDTVEVGAFVSPKAIPQMASSDAVLRGVSGIKGAEFHVLVPNEKGYDAARAAGAKVVSVFAAASEGFSRANINCTVAESIERFRPVLARAKADGVRVRGYISCVLGCPFDGEIKPKAVADLASTLSELGCYEISLGDTIGVGTPDKAKEMLRAVAANIPAAKLAMHFHDTYGQALANLYAGLEEGVRVIDAAAGGLGGCPYAPGATGNVATEDVVYMLEGMGVRTGVDMEKLLAATNEMSGVLGKPPVSRVASALNAKKKRAAS; encoded by the coding sequence ATGAGCGACCCCGTCCGCATCATCGAAATGGGGCCGCGCGACGGCCTCCAGAACGAGAAGACGCCCGTCAGCGTCGAAGCCCGTATCGCCTTCGTCGAGGCGCTGGTCGCGGCCGGCCTCGATACGGTCGAGGTCGGGGCGTTCGTCTCACCCAAGGCGATCCCGCAAATGGCAAGCTCGGATGCCGTGCTGCGCGGCGTGAGCGGCATCAAGGGCGCCGAATTCCACGTGCTGGTGCCCAACGAGAAGGGCTATGACGCCGCGCGCGCCGCGGGCGCGAAAGTGGTCTCGGTGTTCGCGGCGGCGTCCGAGGGCTTTTCGCGCGCCAACATCAATTGCACCGTTGCGGAGTCCATTGAGCGGTTCAGGCCGGTGCTGGCTCGTGCCAAGGCTGACGGCGTCAGGGTGCGCGGCTATATCTCCTGCGTGCTGGGCTGTCCGTTCGACGGTGAGATCAAGCCGAAGGCCGTCGCCGATCTTGCGAGCACGTTGTCGGAGCTCGGCTGCTACGAGATCTCGCTCGGCGACACCATCGGCGTCGGCACGCCTGATAAGGCCAAGGAGATGCTGCGCGCGGTTGCCGCCAACATTCCCGCCGCCAAGCTTGCAATGCATTTCCACGACACCTACGGCCAGGCGCTCGCCAATCTCTATGCCGGCCTGGAGGAGGGCGTCCGCGTCATCGACGCCGCGGCCGGCGGCCTCGGCGGCTGCCCCTACGCGCCGGGCGCCACCGGCAACGTCGCGACCGAGGACGTCGTCTACATGCTCGAGGGCATGGGTGTCAGGACCGGCGTCGACATGGAGAAGCTGCTGGCAGCGACCAACGAGATGAGCGGCGTGCTGGGCAAGCCGCCGGTGAGCCGGGTCGCGTCCGCACTGAATGCGAAGAAGAAGCGGGCGGCTTCCTAA
- a CDS encoding TRAP transporter large permease, whose protein sequence is MITSAAFMVFMLVGVPIGLCLCLAGLVYIAASGNPVLFQSYPLQLFGGVDSYGLIAIPLFILIGEIMNGGGITRRIVDMAMAFVGSLKGGLAYVNILANMFISSILGSATAQVAIMAQIMVPEMEKKGYDKTFAAGLTAYGGMLGPIIPPSVMFVVYSVLAQVSVSDMLIAGIVPGVILTVMFCLVIALMGYVYNYPRADYQTPRQRVMTILRTSPTLLIPVVIVGTILSGLANATESAAVGAVAAALVGKYWTREFEFSQLPQMMLRSAIYSAIVLFLVAAAAVFSWVLIFGKVPQETAAWIQTAAKDPVSFMLICNVILLVIGTVIDGIPGLIMTVPILLPVATEVYHIDPRHFGVVVVINLVLGLLSPPVGLCFFVAAAVTGAKPGKMFMVTLPFFVISCVLLVLLSLYPSLSLILIK, encoded by the coding sequence ATGATCACGTCAGCGGCCTTTATGGTTTTCATGCTGGTCGGCGTGCCGATCGGCCTCTGCCTGTGCCTCGCCGGGCTCGTCTACATCGCGGCATCCGGCAATCCCGTGCTGTTCCAGTCCTATCCGCTGCAGCTGTTCGGCGGCGTCGACAGCTACGGCCTGATCGCCATCCCGCTCTTCATCCTGATCGGCGAGATCATGAACGGCGGCGGCATCACACGGCGCATCGTCGACATGGCGATGGCCTTCGTCGGCTCGCTCAAAGGCGGGCTCGCCTACGTCAACATCCTCGCCAACATGTTCATCTCCTCGATCCTGGGATCGGCGACCGCACAGGTCGCGATCATGGCCCAGATCATGGTGCCGGAGATGGAGAAGAAGGGTTACGACAAGACGTTTGCGGCGGGACTGACCGCCTATGGCGGCATGCTCGGACCGATCATACCGCCCTCGGTGATGTTCGTGGTCTACAGCGTGCTCGCACAGGTCTCGGTCAGCGACATGCTGATCGCCGGCATCGTGCCGGGCGTCATCCTCACCGTGATGTTCTGCCTCGTCATCGCGCTGATGGGCTATGTCTACAACTATCCGCGTGCGGACTATCAGACACCGCGCCAGCGCGTCATGACGATCCTGCGGACGTCGCCGACGCTGCTGATCCCGGTCGTCATCGTCGGCACGATTTTGAGCGGCCTTGCCAATGCGACGGAATCCGCCGCCGTCGGCGCGGTGGCTGCCGCACTCGTCGGAAAATACTGGACCAGGGAGTTCGAGTTCTCGCAGCTGCCGCAGATGATGCTGCGCAGCGCGATCTATTCGGCGATCGTGCTGTTCCTGGTTGCGGCCGCCGCCGTGTTCTCCTGGGTCCTGATCTTCGGCAAGGTGCCGCAGGAGACGGCTGCCTGGATCCAGACGGCTGCCAAAGACCCGGTCAGCTTCATGCTGATCTGCAACGTCATCTTGTTGGTGATCGGCACGGTCATCGACGGCATTCCCGGCCTGATCATGACGGTGCCGATCCTGCTGCCTGTTGCAACCGAGGTCTATCACATCGATCCCCGGCATTTCGGCGTCGTGGTGGTCATCAATCTCGTGCTCGGCCTGCTGTCGCCGCCGGTCGGGCTCTGCTTCTTCGTCGCGGCCGCCGTCACCGGCGCCAAGCCCGGCAAGATGTTCATGGTGACGCTGCCCTTCTTCGTCATCTCCTGCGTCCTCCTCGTGCTGCTCTCGCTCTATCCGTCGCTCTCGCTGATCCTCATCAAATAG
- a CDS encoding pentapeptide MXKDX repeat protein codes for MTIRTRIVLGVSAAALSLGLALAPAAFAQDKMGKDDGMMKKDTMSKDGMMKKDTMSKDDGMKKDHMSKDGMKKDDGMMKKN; via the coding sequence ATGACCATTCGCACCCGTATCGTGCTCGGCGTCTCCGCTGCCGCTCTCTCGCTCGGCCTCGCGCTCGCGCCGGCCGCCTTTGCTCAGGACAAGATGGGCAAGGATGACGGCATGATGAAAAAGGACACGATGTCCAAGGACGGCATGATGAAGAAGGACACCATGTCCAAGGACGACGGCATGAAGAAGGATCACATGTCGAAGGACGGGATGAAGAAGGACGACGGGATGATGAAGAAGAACTGA